From one Burkholderia latens genomic stretch:
- a CDS encoding c-type cytochrome, producing the protein MNAPPFADWALLFLQLLYRAQSAFARALHAAGLTGDADGQAAWPWAHRIALETLRIDAGLTRQLAFAIAVTALAVALGCVALVSRKWRVASAIAALAAAWFAPWPPASLWLAPAVPTSFQRNPEPFSVANLMRGAHLYAQHCAACHGADGRGEGPLAATLAHWPPTFAGTLLARRLDGELYWRVQHGTRDVRGASTMPGFAATLGPADTWAVLDYLKALSAGSGARSEGAWPVPVPLPALDVRCGNAAPQPLERWREGQRVRIVALAPGGTPPREDPRWQTLLVAADDTAAPLLTAGTRADCFSATPGAWQAFATIAGVQPEAFGGTQLLADRRGWLRARALPGSAGWSADDLLCRADATGRPSAAAANADPLTTLLLRVEAEPVRDVQAGLPH; encoded by the coding sequence ATGAATGCGCCGCCGTTCGCCGATTGGGCGCTGCTGTTCCTGCAACTGCTGTATCGCGCGCAGAGCGCGTTCGCGCGGGCACTGCATGCGGCCGGCTTGACCGGCGACGCCGACGGGCAAGCCGCATGGCCGTGGGCGCACCGGATCGCGCTCGAAACGCTGCGCATCGACGCCGGTCTCACGCGGCAGCTCGCGTTCGCGATCGCGGTGACCGCGCTCGCCGTGGCGCTCGGTTGCGTCGCACTCGTGTCGCGCAAGTGGCGCGTAGCATCGGCAATCGCCGCGCTGGCCGCTGCATGGTTCGCGCCGTGGCCGCCGGCGTCGCTGTGGCTCGCACCGGCCGTTCCCACCAGCTTTCAGCGCAATCCCGAGCCGTTTTCCGTCGCGAACCTGATGCGCGGCGCGCACCTGTATGCGCAGCATTGCGCGGCCTGTCACGGCGCGGACGGCCGCGGCGAGGGACCGCTCGCGGCCACGCTCGCGCATTGGCCGCCGACCTTCGCCGGCACGCTGCTCGCGCGCCGGCTCGACGGCGAACTGTACTGGCGCGTACAGCACGGCACGCGCGACGTACGCGGCGCGTCGACGATGCCCGGCTTTGCCGCGACGCTCGGGCCGGCCGACACGTGGGCCGTGCTCGATTACCTGAAAGCGCTGTCCGCCGGCAGCGGCGCGCGCTCGGAAGGCGCGTGGCCCGTGCCCGTGCCGCTGCCGGCGCTCGACGTGCGCTGCGGCAACGCCGCGCCGCAACCGCTCGAGCGCTGGCGCGAAGGCCAGCGCGTGCGCATCGTCGCGCTCGCACCGGGCGGCACGCCGCCGCGAGAGGACCCGCGCTGGCAGACGCTGCTCGTCGCAGCCGACGATACGGCCGCGCCGCTGCTGACGGCCGGCACACGCGCGGACTGCTTCTCGGCGACGCCCGGCGCATGGCAAGCATTCGCGACGATCGCAGGCGTGCAACCCGAAGCGTTCGGCGGCACGCAACTGCTCGCCGACCGGCGCGGCTGGTTGCGGGCGCGCGCACTGCCGGGCAGCGCGGGCTGGTCGGCCGACGACCTGCTGTGCCGCGCCGATGCCACCGGTCGACCCTCGGCTGCCGCCGCGAACGCCGATCCGCTGACCACGCTGCTGCTGCGCGTGGAGGCCGAACCCGTGCGCGACGTGCAGGCCGGACTGCCGCATTGA
- a CDS encoding LLM class flavin-dependent oxidoreductase, producing the protein MSVEFIGMIQSQKQSEIHPPAGPVVDPDYVRDFARAHETAGFDRILVPHHSTGPSATLTIAFAAAATERIHFMLAHRPGFTAPTLAARQIATLDQFSRGRLAVHFISGGSDSEQQRDGDFLDHDARYARTDEYLGILRRIWTEAQPFDHDGTHYRFKQGFSEVKPLQQPHVPIYFGGASEAALQVAGKHADVYALWGESLDQVRDLTARVRAEAAKHGRQVRFSVSFRPILAATEDEAWARAHRILDETRRLREAAGLGAGGPQQSEGARRLLAAADRGSRVDKRLWTEIAKLTGARSNSTALVGTPEQVADALLDYYDLGVTTFLIRGFDPLEDAIDYGRELIPRVRSAVAARDAARRAA; encoded by the coding sequence ATGAGCGTCGAATTCATCGGCATGATCCAGAGCCAGAAGCAGTCGGAAATCCATCCGCCCGCCGGCCCCGTCGTCGACCCCGACTATGTGCGCGACTTCGCCCGCGCCCACGAAACGGCCGGCTTCGACCGGATCCTCGTCCCGCATCACTCGACGGGCCCGTCCGCGACGCTGACGATCGCGTTCGCGGCCGCCGCGACCGAGCGCATTCACTTCATGCTCGCGCATCGCCCCGGTTTCACTGCGCCGACGCTCGCCGCGCGGCAGATCGCGACGCTCGACCAGTTCAGCCGCGGCCGGCTGGCCGTGCATTTCATTTCCGGCGGCTCGGACAGCGAACAGCAGCGCGATGGCGACTTCCTCGATCACGACGCGCGCTACGCACGCACCGACGAATACCTCGGCATCCTGCGGCGCATCTGGACCGAAGCGCAGCCGTTCGATCACGACGGCACGCACTACCGCTTCAAGCAGGGGTTTTCGGAAGTGAAGCCGTTGCAGCAGCCGCATGTGCCGATCTACTTCGGCGGTGCATCGGAAGCCGCGCTTCAGGTGGCCGGCAAGCACGCGGACGTCTACGCGCTGTGGGGCGAATCGCTCGACCAGGTGCGCGACCTGACCGCGCGCGTGCGCGCCGAAGCCGCGAAGCACGGCCGGCAGGTGCGCTTCTCCGTGTCGTTCCGGCCGATCCTCGCGGCGACCGAAGACGAAGCGTGGGCACGCGCGCACCGGATCCTCGACGAAACGCGGCGGCTGCGCGAGGCGGCCGGGCTCGGCGCCGGCGGCCCGCAGCAGAGCGAAGGCGCGCGGCGCCTGCTCGCCGCCGCGGACCGCGGCTCGCGCGTCGACAAGCGGCTGTGGACCGAGATCGCGAAGCTCACCGGCGCGCGTTCGAATTCGACCGCACTGGTCGGCACGCCCGAACAGGTCGCCGATGCGCTGCTCGACTATTACGACCTCGGCGTGACGACGTTCCTGATACGCGGCTTCGATCCGCTCGAAGACGCGATCGACTACGGCCGCGAACTGATCCCGCGCGTGCGCAGCGCCGTCGCGGCACGCGACGCGGCGCGCCGCGCCGCCTGA
- a CDS encoding MOSC domain-containing protein translates to MPAISELFVYPIKSCAGIALPRAQLLETGLAYDRHWLITTPDGMMITQRTHPRLALIRTALDSDALVLNAPGMPEIRTPLDGDATPATPKMAATVWRDTVDAIDTGAETAAWLTEFLGTPLKLARFSADARRGCNRKWTGDVDTHTQFADGYPLLVIGQASLDDLNARLVAKGAPAIPMNRFRPNIVVSDLDAYEEDFVEHLDAEGTTRVRLRLVKLCTRCPMPTIDQVTGAPNPAWPHEPTDTMQTYRANPNYDNALTFGINAIVVEGAGAWLEVGQSVEAEIGFGD, encoded by the coding sequence ATGCCAGCCATCTCCGAACTCTTCGTCTACCCGATCAAATCCTGCGCGGGCATCGCACTGCCGCGCGCGCAACTGCTCGAAACGGGCCTCGCATACGACCGCCACTGGCTGATCACGACCCCGGACGGAATGATGATCACGCAGCGCACGCACCCGCGGCTCGCGCTGATCCGCACCGCGCTCGACAGCGACGCATTGGTATTGAACGCGCCGGGCATGCCGGAGATCCGCACGCCGCTCGACGGTGACGCGACGCCCGCCACGCCGAAGATGGCCGCGACCGTGTGGCGCGACACCGTCGACGCGATCGACACGGGCGCCGAGACCGCCGCGTGGCTCACCGAATTCCTCGGCACGCCATTGAAGCTCGCGCGCTTCAGTGCCGACGCGCGCCGCGGCTGCAACCGCAAGTGGACCGGCGACGTCGATACGCACACGCAGTTCGCGGATGGGTATCCGCTGCTCGTGATCGGCCAGGCATCGCTCGACGACCTGAATGCGAGGCTCGTCGCGAAAGGCGCGCCGGCGATTCCGATGAACCGCTTCCGTCCGAACATCGTCGTGTCCGACCTGGACGCGTATGAAGAGGATTTCGTCGAACATCTCGACGCCGAAGGCACGACACGCGTGCGGCTGCGTCTCGTGAAGCTGTGCACGCGCTGCCCGATGCCGACGATCGATCAGGTGACCGGCGCACCGAATCCGGCATGGCCGCACGAGCCGACCGACACGATGCAGACGTATCGCGCGAATCCGAACTATGACAATGCGCTGACGTTCGGCATCAATGCAATCGTCGTCGAAGGTGCGGGCGCGTGGCTCGAAGTCGGACAATCCGTCGAAGCGGAAATCGGCTTCGGCGACTGA
- a CDS encoding ABC transporter permease, with translation MSTIEHASPARGASAAAGAASATAAAAAAPRAACSACDATLAADARRARTWPTGIGAALAWAALGATTHLWPNRIVGFTDWAYTDTFGTAAWVAAALLLIAATVGHRVPATRARLARVRAAGPWLVALPLVLAAWEIVTAKTGWLPTPFFAPPQALIEVYVDDWPRLAGSAANTLKLLALGFAYGVAVGFAVGVSIGWSRRIGYWVHPVLRLLGPVPATALLPLTFYFFPTSYSAAAFLIALSTGFPVAVLTWSGVASVNRQYYDVARTLGANARFLVLRVAIPAALPHVFVGIFMGLSASFTVLVVAEMMGVKSGLGWYLSWAQGWASYVNMYAALLVMALLFSGLIALLFAVRDRVLAWQKGTVKW, from the coding sequence ATGTCGACGATCGAACACGCCTCCCCCGCCCGCGGCGCCTCGGCGGCGGCCGGCGCCGCCTCCGCAACCGCCGCCGCGGCCGCCGCACCGCGTGCCGCGTGCAGCGCCTGCGACGCGACACTTGCGGCCGACGCGCGCCGTGCGCGCACCTGGCCGACCGGGATCGGCGCGGCGCTCGCGTGGGCCGCGCTCGGCGCGACCACGCATCTGTGGCCGAACCGCATCGTCGGCTTCACCGACTGGGCGTACACCGACACGTTCGGCACCGCCGCCTGGGTCGCCGCCGCGCTGCTGCTGATCGCCGCGACCGTCGGCCATCGCGTGCCGGCCACGCGCGCCCGGCTCGCCCGCGTGCGCGCGGCCGGCCCGTGGCTCGTCGCGCTTCCGCTCGTGCTGGCCGCGTGGGAAATCGTCACCGCGAAGACAGGCTGGCTGCCGACGCCGTTCTTCGCGCCGCCGCAAGCGCTGATCGAAGTCTATGTCGACGACTGGCCGCGCCTCGCGGGCAGCGCCGCCAATACGCTGAAGCTGCTCGCGCTCGGATTTGCATACGGCGTCGCGGTCGGGTTCGCGGTCGGCGTGTCGATCGGCTGGTCGCGCCGCATCGGCTACTGGGTGCATCCGGTGCTGCGCCTGCTCGGCCCCGTGCCGGCCACCGCGCTGCTGCCGCTCACGTTCTACTTCTTTCCGACGAGCTACTCGGCCGCCGCGTTCCTGATCGCGCTGTCCACCGGCTTCCCGGTCGCGGTGCTGACGTGGTCGGGCGTCGCGAGCGTGAACCGGCAGTACTACGACGTCGCCCGCACGCTCGGCGCGAACGCGCGCTTCCTCGTGCTGCGCGTCGCGATTCCGGCCGCGCTGCCGCATGTGTTCGTCGGCATCTTCATGGGGTTGAGCGCGTCGTTTACCGTGCTCGTCGTTGCCGAGATGATGGGCGTCAAGTCGGGGCTCGGCTGGTACCTGAGCTGGGCGCAGGGCTGGGCATCGTACGTGAACATGTATGCAGCGCTGCTCGTGATGGCGCTGCTGTTTTCCGGGCTGATCGCGTTGCTGTTCGCGGTGCGCGACCGTGTGCTCGCATGGCAGAAAGGAACCGTCAAATGGTAA
- a CDS encoding class II aldolase/adducin family protein: MSAVLSSSSPVRTASGLVLADTPRQHFWFDPPAPRIDVAAERRHRQERLAAAFRLFARYGFASGLAGHITARDPELPDHFWVNPLGVHFSQIKVSDLLLVNARGETAIGNRPLNKAAFAIHAAIHDAHPHIVAAAHTHSTYGKAWSTLGRPLDPLTQDACVFYEDHALFDDFTGMVVDTSEGARIADALVKADGSTHKGVILKNHGILTAGPTVEAAAWWYIALDNAAHTQLLAEAAGTPQPIDHATARHTHGQIGGPEGALHAFDSLFARVVADEPDLLD, translated from the coding sequence ATGTCCGCCGTCCTGTCCTCTTCGTCGCCGGTACGCACTGCGTCTGGTCTCGTGCTCGCCGACACGCCGCGCCAGCACTTCTGGTTCGACCCGCCCGCACCGCGCATCGATGTCGCCGCCGAACGCCGCCACCGGCAGGAGCGGCTCGCGGCCGCGTTCCGGCTGTTCGCGCGCTACGGCTTCGCGTCGGGCCTCGCCGGCCACATCACCGCGCGCGATCCCGAGCTGCCGGATCACTTCTGGGTGAATCCGCTCGGCGTGCATTTCTCGCAGATCAAGGTGTCCGACCTGTTGCTCGTCAACGCGCGCGGCGAGACCGCGATCGGCAACCGCCCGCTGAACAAGGCCGCGTTCGCGATCCACGCGGCGATTCACGATGCGCATCCGCATATCGTCGCGGCCGCGCATACGCATTCGACCTACGGCAAGGCGTGGTCGACGCTCGGCCGCCCGCTCGATCCGCTGACGCAGGACGCATGCGTGTTCTACGAGGACCACGCGCTGTTCGACGACTTCACGGGAATGGTCGTCGACACGAGCGAAGGCGCGCGGATCGCGGATGCGCTCGTGAAGGCCGACGGCAGCACGCACAAGGGCGTGATCCTGAAGAACCACGGGATCCTGACAGCCGGCCCGACCGTCGAGGCAGCCGCGTGGTGGTACATCGCGCTCGACAACGCCGCGCACACGCAACTGCTGGCCGAAGCGGCCGGCACGCCGCAACCGATCGACCACGCGACCGCACGACACACGCACGGGCAGATCGGCGGCCCGGAAGGCGCGCTGCATGCGTTCGACAGCCTGTTCGCGCGTGTCGTCGCCGACGAACCCGACCTGCTCGACTGA
- a CDS encoding ABC transporter ATP-binding protein, with product MVSAAVLEPSVSAPPVARGARIDIRRVSHAFDGPAGPLPVLDDVTLSVAAGEFVALLGPSGCGKSTLLRLVAGLDAARQGTIAQDGAPIERPDPSRIVVFQDPTLYPWRRVRANVALGLEARGVARTERHRVDDALARVGLQEFSNVFPHQLSGGMAQRVALARALVNDPRLLILDEPLGKLDSLTRMTMQAELTALWQRDGFSALLVTHDVEEALYLAQRVIVFGPRPAQIVAELRVGLPYPRHRGDPRLAELRHEALRHLGLDASW from the coding sequence ATGGTAAGCGCCGCCGTTCTGGAACCGTCCGTTTCGGCACCGCCGGTCGCGCGCGGCGCGCGCATCGACATCCGCCGCGTGAGCCACGCGTTCGACGGCCCCGCCGGCCCGCTGCCGGTGCTCGACGACGTGACGCTGTCGGTCGCGGCCGGCGAATTCGTCGCGCTGCTCGGCCCGAGCGGTTGCGGGAAATCGACGCTGCTGCGGCTCGTCGCCGGCCTCGACGCCGCGCGGCAAGGCACGATCGCGCAAGACGGCGCGCCGATCGAGCGGCCCGATCCGTCGAGGATCGTCGTGTTCCAGGATCCGACGCTCTATCCGTGGCGCCGCGTGCGCGCGAACGTCGCGCTCGGCCTCGAGGCGCGCGGTGTCGCGCGTACCGAACGGCATCGCGTCGACGACGCGCTCGCGCGTGTCGGACTGCAGGAATTCTCGAACGTGTTTCCGCATCAGCTGTCGGGCGGGATGGCGCAGCGTGTCGCGCTCGCCCGCGCGCTCGTCAACGATCCGCGCCTGCTGATCCTCGACGAACCGCTCGGCAAGCTCGATTCGCTGACGCGAATGACCATGCAGGCCGAACTGACCGCGCTGTGGCAACGCGACGGGTTTTCCGCGCTGCTCGTCACGCACGACGTCGAGGAAGCGCTGTATCTCGCGCAGCGCGTGATCGTGTTCGGGCCGCGTCCCGCGCAGATCGTTGCCGAGCTGCGTGTCGGCCTGCCCTACCCGCGCCATCGCGGCGATCCGCGTCTCGCCGAGCTGCGCCACGAAGCACTGCGGCATCTCGGACTCGATGCGAGCTGGTAG
- a CDS encoding LysR family transcriptional regulator: MKISDIDAFAAVVRCQSLSQAAAELGMTQPAITRRVQNLEEALGVTLLDRNTKPPRPTDIGRRVFEQCRSILREVDALRELTAGQRPPEGEFRVGLTQGLGEPMLPGLIAQLAAQWPALATQVTTAWGGVLVDRIAHRELDAALVFLAREMVLPPQVDGMRLLGTRLVAVGRKGDWPRRSYRLADCHARGWVLNPDGCGFRAGLRRALDAQGLPMPVTLDAHGRDLQLQSVANGLGVGLMPLPLLEGSPLRDALDIVPLADFKPQIDLWLLHRPDAARFAAPLAAVAAHARNVFALPPDAGRHDRAA, from the coding sequence ATGAAAATTAGCGATATCGACGCTTTTGCAGCGGTCGTCCGCTGTCAGAGCCTGAGCCAGGCCGCGGCGGAGCTCGGCATGACGCAGCCCGCGATCACGCGGCGCGTGCAGAATCTCGAGGAAGCGCTCGGCGTGACGCTGCTCGACCGCAACACGAAGCCGCCGCGTCCGACCGACATCGGCCGTCGGGTGTTCGAGCAATGCCGCTCGATCCTTCGCGAGGTCGATGCGCTGCGCGAGCTGACGGCGGGCCAGCGGCCGCCCGAAGGCGAATTCCGCGTCGGGCTCACGCAAGGGCTCGGCGAGCCGATGCTGCCCGGCCTGATCGCGCAGCTCGCCGCGCAATGGCCGGCGCTTGCGACGCAGGTCACGACCGCATGGGGCGGCGTGCTCGTCGACCGCATCGCGCACCGTGAACTCGACGCGGCACTCGTGTTTCTCGCCCGCGAGATGGTGCTGCCGCCGCAGGTCGATGGCATGCGGTTGCTCGGGACGCGGCTCGTCGCGGTCGGCCGCAAGGGCGACTGGCCGCGCCGCAGCTACCGGCTCGCCGACTGCCACGCGCGCGGCTGGGTGCTCAATCCGGACGGCTGCGGCTTTCGTGCCGGCCTGCGCCGCGCACTCGACGCGCAGGGGTTGCCGATGCCCGTCACGCTCGATGCCCACGGCCGCGACCTGCAATTGCAGAGCGTCGCAAACGGGCTCGGCGTCGGGCTGATGCCGCTGCCGCTGCTCGAAGGCAGCCCGCTGCGCGACGCGCTCGACATCGTGCCGCTCGCCGATTTCAAACCGCAGATCGATCTGTGGCTGCTGCACCGCCCCGATGCCGCGCGGTTCGCCGCGCCGCTCGCGGCCGTCGCCGCGCATGCGCGCAACGTGTTCGCGCTGCCGCCGGATGCCGGCCGGCACGACCGGGCTGCTTGA
- a CDS encoding ABC transporter substrate-binding protein: MNPTRRHFLAQASALAAVATVGAAPAAVHAQSGPRPLLRAGDQKGGLRALLEAAGELNGLAYDIAWTEFPAAAPLAEALNAAAVDCGPIGDAPVIFALASGARIKVIGANRSDPYGTALLVRPDATLKDAADLKGKRIGTTRGSIGHFVTLKALDAAGLPPDAVSFRFLPPADTMLALATGSIDAWATWEPYTALAETSGRARVLVNGRGLWSGLSYVAATDAAIASKRDVLRDFVQRVVRAQTWSYRHVDAYSAALARIIGIPPAAAKLQFERRRTRWQPIDATVIAEQQRTADFYLKAGLLRQPLDVRTTFDLGFPLA, from the coding sequence ATGAATCCGACCCGACGCCACTTCCTCGCACAAGCCAGCGCCCTCGCCGCCGTCGCCACCGTCGGCGCCGCGCCGGCCGCGGTGCACGCGCAATCCGGCCCGCGCCCGCTGCTGCGGGCCGGCGACCAGAAAGGCGGGCTGCGCGCGCTGCTCGAAGCCGCCGGCGAGCTGAACGGCCTCGCCTACGACATCGCGTGGACCGAGTTCCCGGCCGCAGCGCCGCTCGCCGAAGCGCTGAATGCGGCGGCCGTCGACTGCGGGCCGATCGGCGATGCGCCGGTGATCTTCGCGCTCGCATCGGGCGCGCGCATCAAGGTGATCGGCGCGAACCGTTCCGACCCGTACGGCACCGCACTGCTCGTGCGGCCCGATGCGACGCTGAAGGATGCCGCCGACCTGAAAGGCAAGCGCATCGGCACCACGCGCGGCTCGATCGGCCATTTCGTCACGCTTAAGGCGCTCGACGCGGCCGGCCTGCCGCCGGACGCCGTGTCGTTCCGGTTCCTGCCGCCAGCCGACACGATGCTTGCGCTTGCAACCGGTTCGATCGACGCATGGGCGACGTGGGAACCCTATACCGCGCTCGCCGAAACGAGCGGCCGCGCGCGCGTGCTCGTCAACGGACGCGGGTTGTGGTCGGGCCTCAGCTACGTGGCGGCGACCGACGCGGCGATTGCGTCGAAGCGCGACGTGCTGCGCGACTTCGTGCAGCGCGTCGTGCGCGCGCAAACGTGGTCGTACCGGCACGTCGATGCGTATTCCGCGGCGCTCGCGCGCATCATCGGCATTCCGCCGGCCGCCGCGAAGCTGCAGTTCGAGCGCCGGCGCACGCGCTGGCAACCGATCGATGCAACCGTGATCGCGGAGCAGCAGCGCACCGCCGATTTCTATCTGAAGGCGGGACTGTTGCGCCAGCCGCTCGACGTGCGCACGACATTCGACCTCGGCTTTCCGCTGGCGTGA
- a CDS encoding acyl-CoA dehydrogenase family protein: MSASLAASSPQPLHPPHPPQSLLRRLPADDARVAALLDRLAPELAADAARNDVDGRFPHENFARLHRAGLIAQVVPREYGGAGATLAQASRIVAAVARADPATALVLTMTYLQHRALGRADNRWPEPVRRAVFRSAVEEGALINALRVEPALGSPSRGGLPDTIARRDGAGWRLSGHKLYSTGIPALRWLAVWARTDEREPRVGVFVVRRERDAADGAHIRVIESWNHLGLRASGSHEVVFDDVWLPADHAVDVRTPDAWAVSAGSHPDADAQADQHAWMVALLGSLYDAVARASRDWLLDFATTRTPSGLGAPLATLPRVQEAVGEIEGWLHANRVLLDDHIARTDAGDAPAVTTSGLVKRTVTEHAIRAVEHALKLSGNHGLSRHNPLERHYRDVLCSRVHTPQDDAIAVAAGRAALDAAAAASSSTANAAGHADATSRPAPAQTATPSGDDTDTGRTSYHARGSGRNDA, from the coding sequence ATGTCCGCCAGCCTTGCTGCTTCTTCGCCGCAGCCGCTACACCCGCCACATCCGCCACAGTCGTTGCTGCGCCGCCTGCCTGCCGACGACGCACGCGTTGCCGCGCTGCTCGACCGTCTCGCGCCCGAGCTCGCGGCAGACGCGGCCCGCAACGACGTCGACGGCCGCTTTCCGCACGAGAACTTCGCGCGGCTGCACCGCGCGGGGCTGATCGCGCAGGTCGTGCCGCGCGAGTACGGCGGCGCGGGTGCGACGCTCGCCCAGGCGAGCCGGATCGTGGCCGCGGTCGCGCGTGCCGATCCCGCGACCGCGCTCGTGCTGACGATGACGTATCTGCAGCATCGCGCGCTCGGCCGCGCGGACAACCGCTGGCCGGAGCCGGTGCGGCGTGCGGTGTTCCGCAGCGCGGTCGAAGAGGGCGCGCTGATCAATGCGCTGCGCGTCGAGCCGGCGCTTGGCTCGCCGTCGCGCGGCGGGCTGCCGGACACGATCGCGCGCCGCGACGGCGCCGGCTGGCGGCTGTCCGGCCACAAGCTGTACAGCACCGGCATTCCGGCGCTGCGCTGGCTGGCCGTATGGGCGCGCACCGACGAGCGCGAGCCGCGCGTCGGCGTGTTCGTCGTGCGGCGCGAGCGCGATGCGGCCGATGGCGCGCACATCCGCGTGATCGAAAGCTGGAATCATCTTGGCCTGCGCGCGTCGGGCAGCCACGAGGTCGTGTTCGACGACGTGTGGCTGCCCGCCGACCACGCGGTGGACGTGCGCACGCCGGACGCGTGGGCGGTGTCGGCCGGGAGCCATCCGGACGCCGATGCGCAGGCCGATCAGCACGCGTGGATGGTCGCGCTGCTCGGCAGTCTTTACGATGCGGTGGCGCGTGCGTCGCGCGACTGGCTGCTCGATTTCGCGACGACGCGCACGCCGAGCGGCCTCGGCGCGCCGCTCGCGACGCTGCCTCGCGTGCAGGAGGCCGTCGGCGAAATCGAAGGGTGGCTGCATGCGAACCGCGTGCTGCTCGACGACCACATCGCGCGCACCGATGCGGGCGACGCGCCGGCCGTGACAACGAGCGGCCTCGTCAAGCGAACCGTGACGGAGCACGCGATCCGTGCGGTCGAGCATGCATTGAAGCTGTCCGGCAATCACGGGCTGAGCCGCCACAATCCGCTGGAACGTCACTACCGCGACGTGCTGTGCAGCCGCGTGCATACGCCGCAGGACGACGCGATCGCGGTTGCCGCCGGGCGTGCGGCACTCGACGCGGCAGCTGCGGCAAGCAGCAGCACCGCGAACGCCGCCGGGCACGCGGATGCGACGTCACGCCCCGCGCCGGCGCAAACCGCAACCCCGAGCGGGGACGATACGGATACGGGCCGCACGTCTTACCACGCGCGTGGCTCCGGTCGAAACGATGCGTGA
- a CDS encoding ABC transporter substrate-binding protein, whose amino-acid sequence MTESTALAPTGAHDDTRRRLLRAAGAAALAVPAITLGRNAWSAPPLKKLTFAWNQNAFCLTPIVVAQENGFFEKNGLKVELINYSGSTDQLLESIATGKADAAVGMIHRWLKPLEAGFDVKIIGSSHGGCVRLLGSKTAGVTTLQALKGKTVGVSDLAAPGKHFFSILLAKNGIDPERDITWRQYPADLLGVAVDKGEIQAIADGDPNLYLLEKRSNGAYTELATNLSGEYARKVCCVIGARGDLVRNDRPAAAALARSIVQATEYTHDNPNEAAKAFAKYSPKINPDDLRKLYATLTYTHHPTNVDLQQEIAFYADDFRRISVLKKSTDPQRFAQQVYANVLG is encoded by the coding sequence ATGACCGAATCCACCGCACTCGCGCCGACCGGCGCGCATGACGACACACGCCGCCGGCTGCTGCGCGCGGCCGGCGCGGCCGCGCTCGCCGTGCCGGCGATCACGCTCGGCCGCAACGCATGGTCCGCCCCGCCGCTGAAGAAGCTCACGTTCGCGTGGAACCAGAACGCGTTCTGCCTGACGCCGATCGTCGTCGCGCAGGAGAACGGCTTCTTCGAAAAGAACGGGTTGAAGGTCGAGCTGATCAACTACAGCGGGTCGACCGATCAGCTGCTCGAATCGATCGCGACCGGCAAGGCCGATGCGGCGGTCGGGATGATCCACCGCTGGCTGAAGCCGCTCGAAGCCGGCTTCGACGTGAAGATCATCGGCAGCTCGCACGGCGGCTGCGTGCGGCTGCTCGGCTCGAAAACGGCCGGCGTCACGACGCTGCAGGCGCTGAAGGGCAAAACCGTCGGCGTCAGCGACCTCGCCGCGCCGGGCAAGCACTTCTTCTCGATCCTGCTCGCAAAGAACGGCATCGATCCCGAGCGCGACATCACGTGGCGGCAATATCCGGCCGACCTGCTCGGCGTCGCGGTCGACAAGGGCGAAATCCAGGCGATCGCCGACGGCGACCCGAATCTGTACCTGCTCGAAAAGCGCAGCAACGGCGCGTACACCGAACTCGCGACAAACCTGTCCGGCGAATACGCGCGCAAGGTGTGCTGCGTGATCGGCGCGCGTGGCGACCTGGTGCGCAACGACCGGCCGGCCGCCGCCGCGCTCGCGCGTTCGATCGTGCAGGCCACCGAATACACGCACGACAATCCGAACGAGGCCGCGAAGGCGTTCGCGAAGTATTCGCCGAAAATCAATCCGGACGATCTGCGCAAGCTGTACGCGACGCTGACCTACACGCATCACCCGACGAACGTCGACCTGCAGCAGGAAATCGCGTTTTATGCGGACGATTTCCGCCGGATCAGCGTGCTGAAGAAGAGCACCGACCCGCAGCGCTTCGCGCAGCAGGTCTATGCGAACGTGCTGGGGTAA